The genomic stretch taatcacactctctggtgtttataactgtttataatcacacaatgcagtgtttatatcagtttataatcacactctctggtgtttataacagtttataatcacactatccagtgtttatatcagtttataatcacactctctggtgtttataacagtttataatcacactatccaGTGTTTATgtcagtttataatcacactctctggtgtttataacagtttataatcacacccccagtgtcacccagatgaggatgaggttcccctttgagtctggttcctctcaaggttccttcctttaccatctaaggcagtttttcctccccacagtcacctgagtcacctcagacttgttcattggggataaatacaaacatattgtgaactaaatctatctaatattaatcttttctataatattaaactttttgtatttgtttcttatgttctgaaaagctgctttgagaaagtcaatagaaataaatttgaatagaATTCTCCAGTCCCCAGTGTTCACTTTATTGTCTTTGAGTTTCCATTTTAGATTTGATCAGATCTCATTAGCACAAAGTTAAACACTTAAGTCAGAAGCAGTGTTTAAGTCGTGATGAACTCCTGCAGATCTCTGACTCGGATCTGACCACAAACCTTTACAATCCAGTCACATCAATACTTGGGTTGTGATGATCTCAAGATGGtttaacactctctctctctctctctctctctctctctctctctctctctctcacacacacacacacacacacacacacacacacacacacgttccatTAACTGTATTttgttaaaatgtacatttcttccctgtcattcttttcttttgctgttATTCACACAtatgttctcacacacacacacacacacacacacacacacacacacacacacacacacacacacacacgttctcatGTGTATCTCAGAGGTTAAGACATTGGACTGTCGATACGTTTATGAGCTCAAATCCACTACTAAGCTGCTACTCCTGGCCCCTAAACACTCGACCGTTCGGTCGTATAAACGAGATAAATGTTGTTCATTCTGGATTAAAagcaaatgctggaaatgttaatttagtgttttgtgtatttcaaACAAATATCACAGCTATAGCACCTTAACACACCcttagaaacaaacaaaaaattaaaactcaaaataaaacacgacatttattattattattattattactgacaaAACTGCCCTTTCTTTTGtggaaaaacacattttcaaCACTTATGTTTTGGGGAAATTTCTATACCAAGTATAATAATTAATTGcatgattacaaaaaaaaaaaataaaaaaaataaaaaaataagagaaaacagtataaaaactGCATTGTGAGAAAtgaacttatttaaaaaaacatcacacagcattaaatataattatacatgaataaaatgtgctatttattaaaaaaaaaaaaaaaggaataaaacactccaagAAAATGATGACTTATTTTATGgtcattatgatgatgatgatgatgatgatgatgatgatgatgatgtaacacACAGGACATCAGGTgggaatgtatttttttaatagtctaTAATCTGAGCATAAATTACACTACAACAATGATTACAAACTGGTTCGATCTCATTTTACTCCCAACAAACGCCACACTGGATGTAAAGCGACGTACACGTTGTGCAGACGCACCGATACACAACATAAAGTGGAATCAGTTCAAACACGTGAGTTTTGCATGAAGAGGAATTGCAGGTCTGCTGCACGGGTTACATGGAAGAGGAGCCAGAGATACGGATTACAAGTgcagagagaaaacaaacacacacacacacacacacaaatgcatagaATATTCAACACATGAATGGAAAATGCATGGACAGCTGGACAGTTCAAGTACTAAAATGCTCTTTAAAATACTCTGACATATCTGTTTAACAGATGTACGaataaaccaaaccaaacaacCTATCGGGTGGAGCCTTAACCTCATCACACCTTCACACGCAGTCCACGTAGAAACATCAGACCTTTTATAAGAGAaaatgtgtaatgaatgaaagagagagaaatataacaATGTGTTCTAACATTAACgttaacattcacacactcgtGACTTAATCATTATGTTCATCggtgattttaaaaaaatctaactctAAACATTCGACATGTTCGTCATCGGACGTCTTTTCCGTCGTCGGGAGTAAAAATAAATCCGTTAACGAGTCTGTGCGGTTCGTCGTGAGACTAAACGTTACCCAACACGGAACGGGGTGATTATGCTAATGTATGCAAATCTATTCgaatttgtgtttgtatttacagTCAGGAACGGAACTAACATTGTCAACGTTAAAACCAGGGTGGTTTCGTGTCCAGCGTGAGATAAATGAACACTTTACACAAAGGTTCCCTGAAAACAAGGTACTGCATTAGTTTATTAACGTTCGTTAACCCTTAACGAAGTCATGCCGACACGCACCTCTCGGACAGACGTACAGCGTCTCCttttaatatttcatgtttATGCGATATTATACGTCAAGACATTTTTagttcaaaaatgttttttgaatatgaataaaatgaaataatagaTGAAAGGGTTAAATCGATTAAGGAGACGTGATTTAGAGAAGGATTTGCAGAGGAAGCGGGAAGCTGATTAAACACGGACACTTACGCTGGCTAAAATTAAGTGCATGGAGAAAAGTGAGATCTTTAAGACGCCTGGAGGTCTGATTCCGATCACTGTGTTTGTCGCTCGATGCAGATGTTCAGCAGATGTTCAGTAGATGTTCGGTCACAGGGTCGACGATCTGATGCTAAAATACTGACATTGTGATAAATTAGATGCACTTTTGTGATCTCGACCGATCCTTTTGTGTCGCACGACTCTAACGTAGAATCGTTTAAATCGTGTCTTTGTCGCAGAGGAGAGAATTTTGAAGACCGAAATAAAACTACACACTTTTGTGCTCGAGGGCAAAACAAACCGATATAAAAGGCTGCGTACAAATaaagatcatttttatttatcatgaaGTGATGAAGCAGAAGGCATGAGGGTTAAATAACGTCAGCTCactaatgcagtaaataatcGTACGTTATTAAGGGAAtattaaaagttttattataatatataaagtagtattttaatattaaagtgttttttttttttttttactttagctgCATTATATTGAATAACACAATCAGAGCAAAAAGAGGATGAAAATGAGGAACAGAAggtggagcacacacacacacacacacacacacacacacacacacacacacacacacacacacacacacacacaacgttcCTATTCAGTGCTGAAATATCAAGGCAGTGAATCTGAAAAGGAGTCGTTCCAAAACGATGCTTGGTTCTAAGCTCATCCTGTATGAATCCTTCTCCTAATAGACAATATAGAATCTTAtctagatagaaagatagataaaaaaaaaaaaaaacaacaaacaacaacaaaaagaaagaaaaaaagacaagaacatGTAATTCTGTGATCCCTCATGTTCCTGGTAAAGTCAATGGCAAGAGATGGgcagtgcctgtgtgtgtgtgtgtgtgtgtgtgtgtgtgtgtagtggggtggagagagagagagagagagagagagagagagagagagagagagagagagagagagagagagagagagagagagagtgagagaaagtccAAGGCCTCtggatgaaagagagagagagagacatgttgCACTGGTCCTGGACCCTCATCCAAAACCAGATCAGTTACTGGTGTGAGATCTTCTTTCACTCTGCTGAGATGATTTTGGGAATCCAGGAGCTGCCGAGTGCTCAAGATGATTTGTGCTCTAACATGTAATAACGGTACATAAAGCCTACAAGAGCCACCGCCACAGCAGGAATCAGCCAAGTGCTCCATGAACTGTAAAATAACAACACAGTGATGAGAGACAGACTGGGAGAGAGATATGGGAGGGGGGAGTGAGAAGtggaaagacaaagaaagagagagagagagagaggagtgtgtgtgagagagagagagaatgagagagagggagtgagagagagtgtatgtgaaagagagagagtgagaaagatagagagggagcgagagagtgtatgtgaaagtgagtgagtgagaaagagagagaatgaaagagagaccgagtgtgtgtgtgtgtgtgtgtgtgtgagagagagactgcgagagagagagatagagagagagaaagagagagaggcgaggGGTATGGACGAGAGAGATGGGGTGAGACAGGAAAGATGATGAGAGAAAACAtgaacagaaagagacagagaaatagatATAGTgttgggggagagagagagagagagaaagtgtgtgtgaaagagagagacagagagagagagggagtgaaagagaatgaaagagagagagagcgagtgtgtttgaaagagagaccgtgagagagagtgtgtgaaagacagacacagaaagagacacacacagagagagagacacagagagagagagagagagagaatgaaagagagagaccacaagagagagacagagagagagagagagagtgaaaaagagacagagagaatgaaagagagaccatgtgagagagagagagagagaaagagagagtgagagagagagtgaaaaagagacagagagagagagagacagagaatgaaagagagagaccacaagagaaagacagagagagagagagagagagagagagagagagagagagagagagagagacagagagagagagagagagagagagagagagagatctcaccTGGACTCTTTAGAGGTTGTAATATAAACATCctagaaagaaaattaaagacCAGCTGAGAAAATCAACACTGATGAGACACAGAAGCAAATAACGATCTAAAGCCTTGTTTTGATTTATCCTCATATCTgaaagctccacacacacacacacacacacacacacacacacacacacacacacacacacacacacagtctcttgTAGTGTACAACACTGAGATAAAGATCAACAAGACGATCAGCAGGAGAACAGAAGGGTTCTGTTACCTTATTGGTCGCTTTCTTTCTGTCATcctgcaacaacaaaaaaaacagcacaataaacaaacaaacaaacaaacaaacaagagtGGGTCGATCACAACAATAACAGAGctgttgtgtgattgtgttgtcTAAATGTGTGGATGTTTCAGTACCTCGTGCAGCTCCCCGATGTAGTACTGCTGAAGCATCTCTCTGGCGTCTGTGGAATGGCCGACGTCCTCGAAGCACTCTGTAGCGTCCGAACCTGCCTGCTCCAGGAGCACTTCTTCACCTCCAGGATGCTGTAACAAAGACATTACATCTCAGTCCTCTTCCTGAACTTCACTAAACTGTAATGAGACCCTGTCCCTGGTGTAGACATCAGCATACGTCCTGTTAAACGCCTGTGAATTACGTCGAAGGACAGAAGAAAAATAGCATCTTATGACTCTCAAAGACATTCTTTCTTCTAATACACGATGTGTTATGATTATAGTGATGTACACATAATGTCCCACAAATACACTCAACTAGATCCAGTTTATCTAGAAAAATTAACGCTGAAAACgatattataaatcattctatCATCTTAAAGGAAAATCTGCaactgtctgtgtttataatcattcataatcccactctcggtgtttataaatgtttataatcccactctctgtgtttataatcgtTTATAATCGTTTATAATCTCactttctgtgtttataatcatttataatcccaatctcggtttttataatcacattctctatgtttataagcattcataatcacacactctgtgtttataatcatttataatcccactctctggtgttttttAAGCATTCATTATcacacactctggtgtttataagcattcataaacacacactctgtgtttataatcatttataatcccactctctggtgtttataatcatttataatcccactctctggtgtttataatcatttataatcaaactctctggtgtttataatcatttataatcccactctctggtgtgtataatcatttaaaatcccactctctggtgtttataatcatttataatcccactctctggtgtgtataatcatttaaaatcccTCTccgtgtttataatcatttataatcacacactctggcGTCACCCAGGTGAGGATGAGGTCCtcttctgaatctggttcctctcaaggtttctgaAGGAGTTTCTCCTTGctacagtcacctcagacttctcattagggataaaggcaaataaaaatgtcatgttaaaaatggtgtgtgtgtgtgtgtgtgtgtgtgtgtgagagagagagagagagagagagatagagagagagattaacagCTAGACAGACCAttctggatttttaaaaaacttgTATAAACAATTGTATGtaaattttatgtaaaattaaATCTGGCTCACTTGCTCATACTCTGGCTGACTCGCTCACACACTGGCACACtgactcgctcacacacacactggcacactgactcgctcactcactcacacatacacccactcactcactgactcactcactcatacactgactcactcactcactgactcactcactcactgactcactcactcatacactgactcactcactcactcactgactcactcactcactcactgactcatacactgactcactcactcatacactgactcactcactcactcactcactgactcactcactcatacactgactcactcactcatacactgactcactcactcacacactcactcacacactcactcacacactcactctatcTATCCCTAATTATTTACAGCTCATAACGCGTTATTAATGGAGGCCTGGTCACACTGTAACAGCTCAGCTAACATTTAAAGTAAGATGTAATAACGTGTCGTTAGTGCATCACCTAATAAACACGTTCATGTACAGACGTAATCTCTCACCTCTTCGAGAAAACTCGTAATATCATAAACTTTGTCATGGATAATGATCCACGCGCCGTTGCTCGCATTGTGAGCTTGAACCTCCTCACACGTGTAATATGTCACGTCAACGTCCTCCTGAGGTACGTGGCTGTCATTGTCCGCCTTCACACCGGTCTTTACTGACGTGTTCTTCCCCATTTCTTCCCCCATGCTGCTGGCTAAAGCTAAGCTAGCTCCGGTTCCGACACTTTAGAATGTAGCCGTCTGCTAACGTCCCTACACGGCTAACCGTCCGGGTTCAACTGCTTCACATAGGAGCTGCTCGTGGCCAAGTATGAGCCAATCAGCGAACATAACGTCACGCCTCTATAGCCAATGGGCGACGGGTTCTTCAACCGATGTAGCCAATTAGAACACAAGAAAGCATCACGAGACCGTCAAACTCTAGGCGAGGGCACAAACATGGTCACGTGTCATTTACAACACGTTTCAGTTTGGTACAAATTTATCTGCATTACGGATTTAACTATAAAAATACTCACGTGTCGGCTTAAAGGTGGAAATTCTGATCTcttgattaaagaaaaaaaacgctttATCTCAAAATACTGAGTGATGTCCAGTAGCTAATAAGTTTATTGTATGACATGAAACGTTAGAGATGAAAACATGTCTAAAAGCACACAATTGTTCTTCCAAGTTATTTCCATTCACTTCGATTAATCTGCCAAATCGTGATGGTTCCGAGGTTAAGGCTTCGGGttcctgatcagaaggtcgggggttcgaacccacaagctgctgagacaccAACGTGTCaccaggctcataataacctgggatatgtgaaaacttAATGCATTTCTCTGCGTGTCATatttgtatgtgacaaatagaATTTGTCTCTGTTACACTGGAGATCTTCCTCTGTTGTGAGATCTCAACTGGCCTACACAGAGCTCTAACCTCAACCCAGACAGTATGTAATTAGTGGTGGTCCAGCGGTaatcagcggtgtccaatctcatccacaaagggctggtgtgggtgcaggttattattccaaccaagcagaagccacacctgatgcCACCTGTTTAGTCAGCTGTTCTTAGCTTtcagtagactctggtgtggcttctgcttggttggaatgaaaacctgcacccacaccggccctttccggataagattggacaccgctgatgTAGGGGATGAATGTGAACAGCTTCTCACGTAACATTGGTCCCTGTtctcattaatgctcttgtggctgaatgaacacaaatccacaacGATACACTGGAAATTCTAGTGGAAAGCTTTCCCAGAAGCGTGGAGCTTATAAATAGCACAAAGGAGGACTAAATCTGGACTGGGAcattcaacaagcacatataggtgtgatggtcCGGGTCCACAAACCTTCGGCCAGAAGACTGATCAGGTTATCCTACTAAAAGcctcttgactcttgacttgaaatATCATGAGCTATGCACCACTTgataagtataataataaaaaaaacattattttcagtaTTTGAATATGATCACATTGAGATAATAAGTGAGAATATTAACATATTACGgtcagaaatgtgttttttatgttgtgtttcatGGCTATGGTGTTTTGCAAGATCACTACTGGGTTGAGAAAGTCCAAGCAAACATTGACCGTGAAAAACTGGCCATGACATCGTAAAGGCGATGAGGAAATGAGCTTTAATCTCTACCTGAACACCAACAAGCTGATCAGTAAGAACATGAACTTGTTATATATGTTCTGAACATGTTTAAAGAATACAGTCTGCTCTGGTCCTATGGTGGTTGgagcatatacatatataatatgtataaagtgtgtatattttCATAATACTGTGTACAGTAATTtttagtatactgtatgtgtgaaacatttaaacataaaccAACAAGCTTTTTTAAATCTATGGAGCAGAGATAAGGAAGGCGTGTGTGTCGTGTACAGTGGACTGATAAGCAGAGACGAGTTTATAAGTCAAAACTAACAAGCATGACTCAGGAGCACTTACAGGACGTTAATCATCAACAACACACTGGTATTAAAGTAAAATTACCCAACCAAAACCAAAAAAGTAGATTTTTAATAAgaagtatatttttaataagaagTTATATGCACAGACATATATGCTTTGACAGAAGATGGCGGTATAGACATGTTTTCTGCTGGATCACTGAATAAACCCTGAAAGAAGAGTTTGCTGTTCTGTATGATCTGAATGGGTTctaaaatatgtacaaaattcTACACACTCTTAAGAAATTATGAAGTGTGTTCTGCGAACGAGTCGAATCTTTGAATCGACTCTCGTAGACGGAATATCAGAATCGACTCACTAATGTGAGGGTTTCTTGTCTGTCTCATTTTTGTTAAAGACAGTTGGGgcagtattcattcattcattcattcattcattcattcattcattcattcattcttaacATCTGAACTGTTCATTTGCGTGACTCACAAGTTATGTGTTTGACTCCTAAATCTGTTTCTAGTGTATTAGGGAATgttaacaaattaaattaaatcatacATTTGCAGAaggtttggggtgtgtgtgtgtgtgtgtgtgtgtgtgtgtgtgtgtgtgtgtgtgtgtgtgtgtgtgtgtgtgtgttcattatcTGAACGAGTCGACTTTCACTGATTCATTTTGCAGAGTTATACTGTCCTGAAGCAATGTGAATTTAAACAAAGGCTACAATTATGTAGGACTGCAAGATTTAGTCAGATTAGATTTAGACAAAGAGCGAGaggaattaattaatatataaaacattaccTTCAGTGAAGCAAACACACCCCAAATGGCAAGAAAGACAAGTCATGTGACATAATTTGTGCAAAATCCTGCAATTCTACTGTTTCATAAGGCATAATATAAAGTCAGCAACTGCTCCTACTTCATCACATAGAGACACTGTGGAAGAAATAGTGAAAACTTTCTGCACACTTAAAGCTGAGCACGGAGTCagatgttcagtgttgtgtaaatgtccTATTCCCCCACAGGTGGCCACCACACCTACCTGCATAAGTCTTCATTTTGATGACACTAATCTAATGTCATGTCCTCGTCAAGCTTGGTTTGGAGCACCTGCAATAATAGACAGACCACCCACTTGTCTAATGAGGACAGGAAGGAGAAACATTCACACCTGATATTTCACTAACGTGTATAAAACAAAAGCAGATTTAAATTTGTACCACCACATGGGATTCTTTACTTGCTTCTTAAAGACTTTCAACTGTTCTTCATAAATATTCAGTGCTTCTGAGGTTTGTTGTGATTGAATCACGATGCAGCTTCTGTTCGCTTCACTGCCTGAGGATACAGAAGTGGAACACCGTCTTTATTGACTTTAttgactatacaagacaataatATATACCTGGCAAAAATCTGCATATTATGTAAACACACTGACTTTTCCCAAGAAGACAGGAAATGAAAATTGTCTTATGGAGTACAAACTTATGTGTAAATGTCTCCTGCTGTGCCTTTTAGTGACACTGAGCTCACTGTAGGTGATTTTGATTAATGTGCTGATCAGATGagttcaaaaaacaaaacaaaaataaagacataaagaaTGATTGGTGgggaacatttacatttaacttTAAACAAAGCTCGAGATACTAAGTAGTGCTGATAGAGCAGAGCTGATAGTACAGAGCTGATAGTGCAGAGCTGATAGAGCAGAGCTGATAGAGCAGAGCTGATAGTGCAGAGCTGATAGTGCAGAGCTGATAGAGCAGAGCTGATAGAGCAGTGCTGATAGAGCAGTGCTGATAGAGCAGAGCTGATAGAGCAGTGCTGATAGAGCAGAGCTGATAATGCAGAGCTGATAGAGCAGTGCTGATAGAGCAGAGCTGATAGAGCAGAGCTGATAGAGCAGAGCTGATAGAGCAGAGCTGATAGAGCAGAGCTGATAGAGCAGAGCTGATAGAGCAGAGCTGATAGAGCAGAGCTGATAGAGCAGAGCTGATGCtgataaacaaaacatgaaccgacggcaaagaaaaaaataactgatctGTAACttaaactttgtcattttcagtggtacatttcaggtaaaacaccaacaacacatttctaataaattagtgaataaaaaaggaaacaacacaaacatgtaaacaaacaaacaaacaaatactaaagcattaaataaacacataactGATAattcaataataacaataataacaacaacaaaactagCATgtttgtaaacaaataaataacacggacaagttaaaaaaaacaaataaacacaagtaaacaaatttaaaatagGATGTATTTCCATATCACTCCCAGTGTTTCCAGTATCCACAGGGACCTTAAACAGTGAATGGATAATTGATTGAATATCACTGTATATCACAACGTGTTTTTTCTGTAAACATAATGGACAGACGATAGCTGTAGAATTATTGTACTTAATATACGTACAGTCTTCTTGTCACTGACTCACACATCTGTTcttaaatatacagaatattcGTCCTATATAAGATGTATTGAGAGAGCAAAATATACATACAAAGCAAAATACAGTACTAGCATCGTGATTTGTTTTGCTAAATATAAATACTTCATACTTTTTGTGCAGTTTCAGTCtcaatttcagtgattttggtTATCAATAATGAGTCATTTATCCTGTGAATGAAGGGTGGGTGGTAACAGGGAGCAGGGTTGGACTTAGCCACCCCAAATTTTGTGTCTTGCCCACCCaataaatgtttgatttatttatttatttttttatgtcaaaGGCTAATAAAGTTCACGTGGTTGCGATTCGAATGACGTCCCATCCTAGCCGACATTAGCAAATTACCCAAAGCTCAGTAAATGATTCCAGGTAACACACCAATAAGatttcactactctgttcaTGTATGCTTCAGTTTGCCATGACGAATATAAACCACGTTTTATTTACTGCACCTGGTTTTAACTACCAGAACGCAGAACGTGATGGGGCAGTTACAGAAGCAGGAGCAATAGTGGAATCCATCCATTGTACACTGGTGGGTAAAACacagcattttgtgtgtgtgaaagagttaGGGCTCTGTGGAACTTTGTAAATATTGGATATGGGGAGAACTGGATTAGGAGTTGGGGCAACTACCACTAACTGCCCACCTATTATTTTTATCCTCCCATCCTAATATAATTGGCTGGAACCGAcgtctttctgtgtgtattgtagAACCGATGAGAGTTTGCAGTATAACGCTGAACACTAGATGACAGTACAACGTAATGTAAAGCTGAAACGTGACCTTTTCGTCACACGGCTGCTGTAAATGTCTCAGTGAACATAAATTTAACATCTTAGTATTagattaatgtactgtatgaatctacataataaaaaaacacaaattcacCGATCATAAAGCTTTATAAGAACAAATAAACCATGTTAACAAGAGAAAAATTGAATTGAGAATGGAGGTTAGAGCAGGTCAGGGAGGAGGAAACATATTAAACATGATATTCATCCAGTTCATATTCCTTACATAAATGGCTTGGACTGTGCATCTTACGTCCTCCCACGGCCCTTTCTGCAGACTCAGATATTCATCTTCTTGGAGGAGACAGCTGGAGATGTTTACACAGGAAATTAGATGGCCATTTTTGCACTCTCTCCTCCCAGTGCCATATGGAGTGCTGCATTATGATCGGTCTACAAGAGGAGAACTCTTTACACAGTGGCACgctagtataaaaaaaaaaaccctcatgcATAATAATTTATTCTGTTAAGATGTGGATCATTTTATCAGTCAGATGAAACCTAGGGAGAATATCTGCTCTAACGTTACCTGAATGAAAGACCTCAGTTTGAGGTTACTCACACAAAGCTGGGATAATGTGCATGATGATAAAGTGTGCAAACATGAAACGAAAGCTTTTAGTGATTGCCCTGTTGAATGCTGGACAAGCTGCAGGATCTCACAGTGCGATAAGGTGGATAGGAAGTGAACACCGATATGGAACATAGTGTGAAGCTCTGTCCAACATTCTGCTGGGAATCTTTGGGTCctgcattcatgtggatgtttcTCTGTCACGTCCCACCTACCAAACATTGCTGCAGACCAAGTACACTCCTTCATGGCAACCATAATCCCTAATGGCCCAAGTGTCCTCTTTCAGCAAGATAATACTTTCTGAAACACCACTAAATCTGATCAGGAACCGTTTGAGGAACGTGACAAACACTTGACAAGGTGCGACTCGGGCTCCGAATTCCACAGACATTGATCTGATCAAGCATCAGGTGAGATCCAGTTGAGGTGACATGATCTCCGTCAGAAGATCGCATACTGTTTCTCCTTCATCTCGtatgatatgatgcagatatactctgctgaattttatacacaaacaccaaatctgCTTCCAGAAtgttttctattctttttccAATGCTAGTTGCACCATCCAGTGataatggggatgtggtagctcagtggttaaggtgttgggctactgatcggaaggtcatgggttcgaaccccaggtccaccaagctgccactactgggcccctgagcaaggcccttaaccctcagttgctcagttgtaagtcactctggataagggtgtctgctaaatgccgtaaatgtaaatgtaaatgtataatgttgttactatggcaaccagtagcaCGATAGGAACGCCTATGGTGCCTTGATATTACA from Tachysurus fulvidraco isolate hzauxx_2018 chromosome 2, HZAU_PFXX_2.0, whole genome shotgun sequence encodes the following:
- the LOC113663269 gene encoding cytochrome b5 — protein: MGEEMGKNTSVKTGVKADNDSHVPQEDVDVTYYTCEEVQAHNASNGAWIIIHDKVYDITSFLEEHPGGEEVLLEQAGSDATECFEDVGHSTDAREMLQQYYIGELHEDDRKKATNKDVYITTSKESSSWSTWLIPAVAVALVGFMYRYYMLEHKSS